The following coding sequences lie in one Labrys wisconsinensis genomic window:
- a CDS encoding NAD(P)/FAD-dependent oxidoreductase: MRREAVEVAIVGGGPAGLSAARSLAAAGLAPVVLEREAEAGGVPRHCGHIGFGMVDFHRVWTGPRYAAALRTATAGIDRRTGHVATMLAPGGVLEVSGPEGPYHLEAKRILLATGVREGTRAARLVSGSRPFGVMTTGALQRFVYLESLTPCRAPVIVGTELVAFSTLLTLRHVGVRPRLIVGEAAWSEAPWPAALGARLVFGVPVVHGTRVEAIRGGARVEGVTLVHADGRREEVACDAVVFTAGWVPEAALARAAGLPLTARGGPAVDKDFRTGDPAVFAAGNVLRGVRSSGGCALEGRAAARAILRDLSGASP; the protein is encoded by the coding sequence ATGCGGCGTGAGGCGGTCGAGGTCGCCATCGTCGGCGGCGGCCCGGCAGGCCTCTCCGCCGCGCGCAGCCTGGCTGCGGCGGGCCTGGCGCCGGTCGTGCTGGAGCGCGAGGCCGAGGCCGGCGGCGTGCCGCGCCATTGCGGGCATATCGGCTTCGGCATGGTCGATTTCCACCGGGTCTGGACCGGGCCGCGCTATGCCGCGGCCCTTCGCACGGCCACGGCCGGCATCGACCGGCGCACGGGCCATGTCGCCACGATGCTCGCCCCGGGCGGTGTCCTGGAGGTCAGCGGCCCGGAGGGGCCCTACCATCTGGAGGCGAAGCGCATCCTGCTGGCGACGGGGGTGCGCGAGGGCACGCGCGCGGCCCGGCTGGTCTCCGGGTCGCGGCCCTTCGGGGTGATGACCACCGGGGCGCTGCAGCGCTTCGTCTATCTCGAAAGCCTCACCCCCTGCCGCGCGCCGGTGATCGTCGGCACCGAGCTCGTCGCCTTCTCCACGCTGCTGACCCTGCGCCATGTCGGGGTCAGGCCGCGCCTGATCGTCGGGGAGGCGGCCTGGTCCGAGGCGCCCTGGCCGGCGGCGCTCGGCGCCAGGCTGGTCTTCGGCGTGCCGGTCGTCCACGGCACCCGCGTCGAGGCGATCCGCGGCGGTGCGCGTGTCGAAGGCGTCACCCTCGTTCATGCCGACGGCCGGCGCGAGGAGGTTGCCTGCGACGCCGTGGTCTTCACCGCCGGCTGGGTGCCGGAGGCCGCCCTGGCGCGCGCCGCCGGCCTGCCGCTCACGGCCAGGGGCGGCCCGGCAGTGGACAAGGATTTCCGCACCGGCGATCCCGCGGTCTTCGCCGCCGGCAACGTGCTGCGCGGCGTGCGCAGCTCCGGCGGCTGCGCCCTGGAGGGCCGGGCCGCGGCGCGGGCGATCCTGCGCGATCTCTCGGGAGCCTCTCCATGA
- a CDS encoding FGGY family carbohydrate kinase, with amino-acid sequence MNVLAIDQGTTSTKAHVLFDDGRFETVGGIAHQQHFPGPGRVEHDAGEIAAAVETLIGRAVAAHGVPDAVALANQGETVVAWDRDTRQPLHRAIVWQDQRTQPRLDGFGAAQKALVAERAGLPLDAYFSASKLAWLLREVPEVAAAAAAGRLGLATSDVFLLGRLTGRYATDAATASRTSLMDLDRRCWDGDLAALFGVPLALLPPILPCAGDFGPVQIGGAERPLTASLVDQQAALYGHGCRAAGDAKITFGTGTFALAVSGPVPVRGREGLVPTLAWQLPGEAALYALDAGDFTAAAAIGWGRSLGLPMDGALGPGPSAIERGLVFVPALAGLAAPHWDRGAGGLFLGLRQDTTPADMARAIWEGIALRAVELLEALIGADAAGAVSVDGGLTHDDGFVQFLADALGRPARRRASADLTALGVAMLGFVGLGAEPPPVSTAGDRLVEPSAAGAAIRDARPLFARAVERSKGWFG; translated from the coding sequence ATGAACGTGCTGGCCATCGACCAGGGCACCACCTCGACCAAGGCGCATGTGCTGTTCGACGACGGCCGCTTCGAGACCGTCGGCGGCATCGCCCACCAGCAGCATTTCCCCGGCCCCGGCCGGGTCGAGCACGATGCCGGGGAGATCGCCGCGGCCGTGGAGACGCTGATCGGCCGGGCTGTCGCCGCGCATGGCGTGCCGGATGCCGTCGCTCTCGCCAACCAGGGCGAGACCGTCGTCGCCTGGGACCGCGACACCCGGCAGCCGCTGCACCGCGCCATCGTCTGGCAGGACCAGCGCACGCAGCCCCGGCTCGACGGGTTCGGCGCTGCGCAGAAGGCCCTGGTCGCGGAGCGGGCCGGCCTGCCGCTCGATGCCTATTTCTCCGCTTCCAAGCTCGCCTGGCTGCTGCGGGAGGTCCCCGAGGTGGCGGCCGCCGCCGCTGCCGGGCGGCTCGGCCTCGCCACCTCGGACGTCTTCCTCCTCGGCCGGCTGACCGGTCGCTACGCCACCGATGCCGCCACCGCTTCCCGCACCAGCCTGATGGACCTCGACCGGCGCTGCTGGGACGGCGATCTCGCCGCCCTGTTCGGCGTGCCGCTCGCGCTGCTGCCACCGATCCTGCCCTGCGCCGGAGACTTCGGACCGGTGCAGATCGGCGGCGCCGAGCGCCCGCTGACGGCGAGCCTGGTCGACCAGCAGGCCGCGCTCTACGGCCATGGCTGCCGCGCCGCGGGCGACGCCAAGATCACCTTCGGCACCGGCACCTTCGCCCTCGCCGTCAGCGGGCCCGTGCCGGTGCGCGGCCGCGAGGGGCTGGTGCCGACGCTCGCCTGGCAGCTGCCCGGCGAGGCGGCGCTCTATGCCCTCGACGCCGGCGACTTCACTGCCGCCGCCGCCATCGGCTGGGGCCGCAGCCTCGGCCTGCCCATGGACGGCGCGCTCGGCCCAGGCCCGTCCGCGATCGAGCGCGGCCTCGTCTTCGTGCCGGCGCTGGCGGGCCTGGCGGCGCCGCACTGGGACCGCGGCGCCGGCGGCCTATTCCTCGGCCTGCGCCAGGACACCACGCCCGCCGACATGGCCCGCGCCATCTGGGAGGGCATCGCGCTGCGGGCGGTCGAGCTCCTGGAGGCCCTGATCGGCGCGGATGCGGCGGGCGCCGTCTCCGTCGACGGCGGCCTCACCCATGACGATGGCTTCGTGCAGTTCCTGGCCGACGCGCTCGGCCGGCCGGCACGCCGGCGGGCCAGCGCCGACCTGACGGCGCTGGGCGTCGCCATGCTCGGCTTCGTCGGGCTCGGCGCCGAGCCGCCGCCGGTCTCCACCGCGGGCGACCGGCTGGTCGAGCCCTCCGCCGCCGGCGCAGCGATCCGTGACGCGCGGCCCCTGTTCGCCCGGGCGGTGGAGCGCTCGAAGGGCTGGTTCGGCTGA
- a CDS encoding NAD(P)/FAD-dependent oxidoreductase → MSSDVPLYDAAVIGGGLAGCAVLRALTLGGLRCVLLERGADLLSGASKGNSAILHTGFDAPPGSLELRLMQAGRADYLAIRERMNLPLLETDAVLAAWSEQELQRLPVIADQAHRNGVDGVRPLARDEIFAKAPHLGPDVAGALLVPGEHLIDPWSAPHAYALQAVLNGAAILRRAEVRGARREAGGWTLDTAAGPVRAGLVVNCAGNFGDRVEALHRDSPFTIKPRKGQFVVFDKTARRFLSTIVLPVPNERTKGVVVTPTIFGNVLVGPTAEEQEEREIGTVDRAALEALIGAAGRIVPALRDEPVTATYAGIRPATQFKDFVIEALPAERWIVAGGIRSTGLTAALGIGQHVAALVAEHFVGLKPLNDPAWPRMPNLAEHLPRDHQRPGRGDLVCLCEYVTADEIEAALAGPLPAGDLGGLKRRTRAMMGRCQGFNCQARVCAMAEGRLLEAPEMPHAA, encoded by the coding sequence ATGTCTTCAGACGTTCCCCTCTACGATGCCGCGGTGATCGGCGGCGGCCTGGCCGGCTGCGCCGTGCTGCGGGCGCTGACGCTCGGCGGCCTTCGCTGCGTGCTGCTGGAGCGGGGCGCCGACCTGCTGTCCGGCGCCAGCAAGGGCAATTCGGCCATCCTGCACACCGGCTTCGACGCGCCGCCCGGCAGCCTGGAGCTGCGGCTGATGCAGGCGGGGCGGGCCGACTATCTCGCGATCCGCGAGCGCATGAACCTGCCGCTGCTGGAGACCGACGCCGTCCTCGCCGCCTGGAGCGAGCAGGAGCTGCAGCGCCTGCCAGTCATCGCCGACCAGGCGCATCGCAACGGCGTCGACGGCGTGCGCCCGCTGGCGCGAGACGAGATCTTCGCCAAGGCGCCGCACCTCGGCCCCGACGTCGCCGGCGCCCTGCTGGTGCCGGGCGAGCACCTGATCGATCCCTGGTCCGCCCCGCACGCCTATGCCTTGCAGGCGGTGCTGAACGGGGCGGCGATCCTGCGCCGGGCGGAGGTGCGCGGGGCGCGGCGCGAGGCCGGCGGCTGGACGCTCGACACGGCGGCGGGCCCGGTCCGCGCCGGCCTCGTCGTCAACTGCGCCGGCAATTTCGGCGACCGGGTCGAGGCGCTGCACCGTGACAGCCCGTTCACCATCAAGCCGCGCAAGGGCCAGTTCGTGGTGTTCGACAAGACCGCGCGGCGGTTCCTCTCGACCATCGTGCTGCCGGTGCCGAACGAGCGCACCAAGGGCGTCGTGGTGACGCCCACCATCTTCGGCAACGTCCTGGTCGGCCCGACCGCCGAGGAGCAGGAGGAGCGCGAGATCGGCACCGTCGACCGCGCCGCCCTGGAAGCGCTGATCGGCGCCGCCGGCCGGATCGTGCCGGCGCTGCGCGACGAGCCGGTCACCGCCACCTATGCCGGCATCCGCCCGGCGACGCAGTTCAAGGATTTCGTCATCGAGGCGCTGCCGGCCGAGCGCTGGATCGTCGCCGGCGGCATCCGCTCGACCGGCCTCACCGCGGCGCTCGGCATCGGCCAGCATGTGGCGGCCCTGGTGGCGGAGCATTTCGTCGGCCTGAAGCCGCTGAACGATCCGGCCTGGCCGCGCATGCCCAACCTCGCCGAGCACCTGCCGCGCGACCATCAGCGGCCTGGGCGGGGCGACCTGGTCTGCCTGTGCGAATATGTCACCGCCGATGAGATCGAGGCGGCGCTGGCCGGTCCGCTCCCTGCCGGCGACCTCGGCGGCCTGAAGCGGCGCACCCGCGCCATGATGGGCCGCTGCCAGGGCTTCAATTGCCAGGCGCGGGTCTGCGCCATGGCCGAGGGGCGGCTGCTCGAGGCGCCGGAGATGCCTCATGCGGCGTGA